The Chryseobacterium geocarposphaerae genome window below encodes:
- a CDS encoding Lrp/AsnC family transcriptional regulator, with product MDLKDRMILSIIQEDSTLSVKEISEKIGLTFTPTYERIKQLEKNGIIEKYVGLLNREKLGLNIVVYCNVRLKEQSQKVLETFEKNIGKHDEVQEIISLSGEYDYMLKIIAKDINSYNEFAVNVISNIPNIGQYHSSIVLHEVKKSTKFKIDLD from the coding sequence ATGGATTTAAAAGACAGAATGATTCTCAGCATAATTCAGGAAGACTCCACTTTATCCGTGAAAGAAATTTCGGAAAAGATAGGTCTTACCTTTACTCCAACGTATGAAAGAATCAAACAGCTGGAGAAAAACGGAATTATTGAAAAATATGTAGGTCTTTTGAATCGTGAAAAACTGGGCTTGAATATTGTTGTATATTGCAATGTTCGTCTCAAAGAGCAATCTCAGAAAGTTTTAGAAACATTTGAGAAAAACATTGGCAAGCACGATGAAGTTCAGGAGATCATCAGTCTTTCCGGTGAATACGATTATATGTTAAAAATCATTGCAAAAGATATCAATTCTTATAATGAATTCGCCGTCAATGTAATTTCAAATATTCCTAATATCGGGCAGTACCATAGTTCTATTGTGCTTCATGAGGTGAAAAAATCTACTAAGTTTAAGATTGATTTG